The following proteins come from a genomic window of Leguminivora glycinivorella isolate SPB_JAAS2020 chromosome 6, LegGlyc_1.1, whole genome shotgun sequence:
- the LOC125227105 gene encoding vacuolar protein sorting-associated protein 52 homolog: MSETNHMKDVLDKNLEDFEIQEVLNNGTDLREYALQVDKGIKEAEKNSVADYLKESGNISSLHNQIEECDGILARMESMLMVFQNDLGSISNEIISLQKRSVSMSVQLSNRQVLKGPLSSFIEDMAVSETLIFGINNVPVLDKEFMIQLAILSQKLNFVKEEDFKETKACHDVKDVLEKLKIKAVAKIRTYILEQIYKFRKPMANYQIPQNAMLKYKFFFEFILANERNVAQEICNEYIDTLSKVYYSYFKSYASRLDKLKYEEAPTKDDLMGIEDGVKGSFFQKSNLRNKSTIFTIGNRGDVLAQQLEAPIIVPHVQQKTKYSYEALFRSLQYALVDNSCREYLFTTEFFHVKGSHAQELFDRILGKTLSLLVKNVENYVLECYDCLALFLCIQLINRYRWMCHKRAVAALDSYWDSLHGILWPRLDFVLKLNIQSVRECDPAKLSNKELGPHYITRRYAEFSAAMLSLSEQFPSEDLSNLLLNLQDEVNCFLLKMAAEFSQRIQQLIFLINNYDMILSILMERTRDNTKEAENFRDQLQARSAEYVEEILSPHFGGMMQFVKEGEVLLENDKKSELLAMEKKSLSLVASFSASWKQSLEEIHREVLVSFPNLVTGSGLLQMALTNFVQYYNKFVKLLTPNARTQLVNIHVIMVEIKKYKTNF, encoded by the exons ATGTCCGAAACAAACCATATGAAGGATGTACTGGATAAGAACTTAGAAGATTTTGAGATCCAAGAAGTTCTGAACAATGGCACAGACCTTAGAGAGTACGCGTTGCAAGTTGACAAAGGAATAAAAGAGGCAGAGAAAAATTCAGTAGCCGATTACTTGAAAGAAAGTGGGAACATCAGTTCACTGCACAACCAGATCGAGGAGTGTGATGGTATACTGGCTCGCATGGAGAGTATGCTCATGGTGTTTCAA aatGACTTGGGAAGTATTAGTAATGAAATTATCAGTTTACAAAAGCGCTCTGTCAGCATGTCTGTACAACTATCAAACAGACAGGTCTTAAAAGGGCCACTGTCATCATTCATCGAAGATATGGCCGTTTCTGAAACACTTATTTT TGGCATAAACAATGTACCAGTTCTGGATAAAGAATTCATGATCCAGTTAGCCATTTTAAGTCAAAAACTCAATTTCGTCAAAGAAGAGGATTTCAAGGAAACAAAAGCGTGCCATGACGTAAAAGATGTACtggaaaaacttaaaattaaggCTGTGGCTAAAATAAGAACCTACATACTAGAGCAAATTTATAAATTTCGAAAACCAATGGCTAATTATCAGATACCGCAGAATGCTATGTTAAAGTATAAGTTTTTCTTTGAGTTCATATTAGCCAATGAAAGGAATGTAGCTCAAGAAATATGCAATGAGTACATAGATACCTTGAGTAAAGTATACTACTCATATTTTAAATCATATGCATCTAGACTGGACAAGCTTAAGTATGAGGAAGCGCCAACTAAAGATGATCTGATGGGAATAGAAGACGGTGTGAAAGGAAGCTTCTTTCAGAAGTCAAACCTGAGAAACAAAAGCACTATATTCACTATTGGCAACCGTGGGGATGTACTGGCTCAGCAACTAGAAGCCCCAATTATAGTGCCACATGTGCAACAAAAGACAAAG TATTCATATGAAGCATTGTTCCGGAGTCTCCAATATGCCCTGGTGGACAACAGCTGCAGAGAGTACCTGTTCACGACCGAGTTCTTCCATGTCAAGGGAAGCCACGCCCAAGAACTTTTTGACAGGATACTAGGAAAAACTTTGTCTTTACTAGTG aaaaacgTCGAAAACTACGTCCTCGAATGTTACGACTGCCTGGCGCTGTTTTTGTGCATCCAGCTCATCAATAGATACCGATGGATGTGCCACAAGAGAGCAGTGGCCGCCCTGGACAG TTATTGGGATTCTCTACACGGCATATTGTGGCCGAGATTGGACTTTGTGTTGAAACTGAACATCCAGAGCGTGAGAGAGTGTGATCCAGCAAAGCTGTCCAACAAAGAGTTGGGACCTCATTAT ATCACACGAAGATATGCAGAGTTCTCAGCGGCAATGCTTAGTTTAAGCGAACAGTTCCCCTCCGAAGATCTCAGTAACCTACTTCTGAATCTACAAGATGAAGTCAACTGTTTCTTACTTAAAATGGCAGCTGAATTCTCTCAACGAATTCAGCAATTAATTTTCCTGATAAACAACTATGACATGATATTGAGTATCTTAATGGAAAGAACACGAGATAATACCAAAGAAGCGGAGAACTTCAGAGACCAATTGCAGGCCAGAAGCGCGGAGTACGTGGAAGAGATACTGAGCCCACATTTTGGAGGAATGATGCAGTTTGTGAAAGAAGGGGAGGTTCTCCTTGAAAACGATAAGAAGTCTGAACTACTTGCTATGGAGAAAAAGAGTCTATCGCTAGTAGCATCGTTCAGCGCCAGCTGGAAGCAAAGTCTAGAAGAAATACATAGAGAAGTGCTTGTATCATTCCCCAACTTAGTCACGGGATCGGGTTTGCTACAAATGGCTTTGACAAATTTTGTACAGTACTATAACAAATTTGTCAAACTGCTGACACCTAACGCTAGAACGCAACTGGTCAATATTCACGTGATTATGGTAGAAATCAAAAAGTATAAAACTAACTTTTAA